The sequence CGGGGCCGAGCTGATGGTCGCCGCCGACCTCTTCGACCGCCGCGTCACCCTCGCCGACGGCTCGGGCCAGGCCGTGCTCGAGGACCTGGGCCTGGAGCAGCAGCGCAACGGCGACTGGCTGGTCAGCGACCTCTATGTCCGGCGGCATGCCAGCCGCAGCGCCTTCGGCCGGGTCCGGGGCGAGCATCTGCTGGTGGGGTGGGGCGAGGCCCGCTGGGCAGCCCGCGAGGAGCCGCAGGGTGCCTCCAGCTTCGTGGCCGCGCACGAGGACCTCAAGGCCGCCGACCTCGCCGACGTGTTGCACGAGATGACGGCCAAGCGCCGCGTGGAGGTGGCCGCGGAGCTGCAGGACGGGCGGCTGGCGGACGTCCTGCAGGAGCTGCCGGACGACGACCAGGTGGAGATCATCTCCAACCTGGACATCGAGCGCGCCGCGGACGTGCTCGAGGAGATGGACCCGGACGATGCCGCCGACCTCCTCCACGAGCTCTCCGACTCCCAGCAGGAACTCCTGCTGGAGCTGATGGAGCCGGAGGACGCGGACGACGTCCGCCGCCTCATGGAATACGAGGAGAACACCGCCGGGTCGGTCATGACGCCGGTGCCGGTCATCATGCCGCCCGAGGCCACCGTGGCCGAGGCGCTGGCAAACATCCGCCAGCAGGAGTTCACCCCCGCCATGGCCTCACTGGTGATCGTGGCCCGGCCCCCGCTGGAGACCCCCACCGGCCGCTACCTCGGCGTGGTGCACTTCCAGCGGCTGCTGCGCTATCCCCCGCCGGAGCCGCTGGGCAACATCCTGGACAAGGATCTCGAGCCGGTCTCCGACCTCATGCCCCTGCCGGCCGTGACCCGTGAACTGGCCACCTACAACCTGACCTGCATCCCGGTGGTCAACGAACACCACCGGGTGGTCGGTGCCGTGACCGTGGACGACGTGCTGGACCACCTGCTGCCGGACGACTGGCGCAGCATGGACGAGCCCGAGGAGGTGTCCTGATGGCGGACAAGAACCCCGAGATCACCGGCCCACGCCGGACCGGCCTCGACACGCCATTGCGCGCGCGAGGACGCCGCTGGCCCCGGCTGAGCCCCAATCCGGATGCGTTCGGCGAGGCCACGGAGGGCTTCGCCCGGTTCATGGGGACACCCCAGTTCCTGCTGTGGATGACCATCTTCTGCGCCGTCTGGCTCGGCTGGAACACCTTCGCCCCCGAGATGTGGCGCTTCGACTCCTCCGCCATCGGCTTCACCGCCCTGACCCTGGTGCTGTCCCTGCAGGCCTCCTACGCCGCCCCGCTGCTGCTGCTGGCGCAGAACCGGCAGGACGACCGGGACAAGGTGTCCCTGCGGGAGGACCGCAACCGCGCCGAACGCAACCTCGCGGACACCGAATACCTCACCCGAGAGCTGGCCGGCCTGCGCATCGCGCTGCAGGACGTGGCCACCCGCGACTTCGTGCGCTCGGAGATGCGCGATGCCGTCGCCGAGATCACCGAGGAGCTCAAGGACGAGGTGCGCGAGAAGATGCGTGCCGAGATCCTGGCCGAGTTGGACCAGAATCCCGACGCCGGCCCGGCACCGAAGCCGTCAGGGTCCAGCCCCCGGAAGCACAAGAAGAAGAAGAACCGGCCCAGCCGCGAAGCCCGCGAACGCATCGAGGGCGACGAGGACGGCCCCCAGACCACCACGTTGGCCATCATGGCCGCCGAGGAGGCAGACCAGCCTGCCCCGGCTGACCTCGCTGACTCGCAGGACAACCCCAAGGACACCCCCTCCGTATGACCGACACCCCCGGCACCCCCGGCGCAACTGGCACCTTCGACACCCCCGAGTTGACCACGGACCTGGAACGGGCCGCGTGGGTCCGGCTCGGCTCCGTTCTGGACCCGGAGATCCGGCGCCCGGTCACCGAGCTGGGCATGGTCGCCTCGATCACCGAGTCGGCCGAGCCAACCGGCACCGGTACTGGCCATCTCACCATCGGCATCCGCCTGACCATCGCCGGCTGCCCCCTCCGGGACACCATCACGCAGGACGTGGAGCGGGCCTTGGAGGGGCTGGAAGGCTGCACGGGCGTCGAGGTCGTCATGGCCGTCATGACCGCCGAGCAGCGTGCCTCGCTCAAGGAGCTGCTGACCGCTGGCCGTCCGAAGAACCAGTTCGAGAAGGGCTCGCTGGCCCGGGTCTACGCGGTCGCCTCCGGCAAGGGCGGCGTCGGCAAGTCCACCGTCACGGCCAACCTCGCCACCGCCCTGGCGGACCGGGGTCTGTCCGTCGGACTGGTGGACGCTGACATCCATGGCTTCTCCATCCCTGGTCTGCTCGGCACCACGGCCAAGCCGACCCGGGTGGACGAGATGATCCTGCCTCCGGTGGCCCAGGGCGTGAAGGTGATCTCGATCGGCATGTTCCTCGACGCCGACCGGCCGGTCGCCTGGCGCGGGCCCATGCTGCACCGGGCCCTCGAGCAGTTCGTCACGGACGTCTACTGGGGTGACCTGGACGTCCTCTTGGTTGACCTTCCGCCGGGCACCGGAGACATCGCGATCTCTGCCGCCCAGCTGCTGCCGACCTCCGAGCTGCTCATCGTCACCACGCCCCAACAGGCGGCGGCACAGGTCGCGGCCCGGGCTGGCGAACTCGCGGAACAGACGGGCCAGCAGGTCGCCGGTGTCATCGAGAACATGGCGGCCATGACCCTGCCGGACGGCACCGTTCTGGATCTCTTCGGCTCCGGCGGTGGCCAGACCGTCGCGGACCGGCTCACCGGCTCCCTCGGTCATGCGGTGCCCCTGTTGGGCTCGGTCCCGCTGGACCCCCTGCTGCGCGAGGACGGCGACGGCGGCACCCCGGTGGTCCTGGAACACCCGGACTCCGCGGCGGGGACGGAACTGCGTCGCATCGCGGGTTCCCTGGCCGTGCGACCGCGCGGTCTCTCCGGCCTGAAGTTGCCGGTCACCCCCCGGGACTGATCGGGTCTCCAGCACAACCCGGCTACGTGGCGGCTACGTGGCGTGCGCCTACGTGGCGGCTACGTGGCGTGGGCCTATGTGGCGTCGACGTCGAAGGGTGCCGGATCGCGCGGAGTGGCCGGAGCAACGACGGCCCCGGCTGTCTGACCAGCTTCTGCGCCTGCATCTGCACTGCCGACGCCACCCGCACCGGGGCTTTCACGCTCGTCGACACTGTCACCGGCATCACTGTCACCGGTATCGGAGCGTTCGCCGTCACTGGCACCCGCACGTCCGGCGGCGTGGGTCGTCGAACGGCTGGACGTCTTGCCGAAGAACAGGGCGCGGGGATCCATATCCTTGAGGTCCTCGCGCAGCTCATCTCGCTGGGAGCGCACGGAGTCGAGTTCACTCCGGAGGCCGCTCCGTGCCACCGTGCTGGGTCCACCGGCCTGGCCGGAGGCGCTGGCCGCGCCTGAGCCCGAGGCATCCCCGTCCACGGGGTCGGCGAGGGCGTCCTTGATGATGCGGCGGGGGTCGTACTGGCGGGGGTCGTACTTCTTCCAGTCGATCTCGTCGAAGTCGGTGCCCGTCTCTTCCCTGAACTGGGTCTTGGCGCCCTCGGCCATGCGCCGCAGGTTGCGGATCCATTCGGTGAGTTTCCGCGCGTACTCAGGGAGCTTCTCCGGTCCGAGGATGAGCACGGCCAGCAGGGCCAGGATGATCAGCTCAGCGCCGTTGATACCGAAGGTCACAAGTCCTCAGCCTACCCGAGCGGCAGGACGACGCTGGAGGTGGTCAGATCGCCCGTCCTGTGCTCGTCCGTCATCTGCCCGCGCCAGATTCGGCAGCGGTCATCAGGTGCCCTCATCGTGCTCGTCCATCCAGGGCAGGAGTCGTTCGAAACCCCGGGCCAGGCGTTCCGCAGGCCGTTCGGGCGCTGTCCCCGACTGGACGCGGGACTGCTCCGAGATGACCACGAGGGTCATCACGCGCTCTGCGCGGTCCACCGGCAAGTCTGAATCCACTGTGTAGGAGGCGTTCGCGGTCTGCGCCGTGGCCGTCCATGTGCCGTCGCCCAGATCAAGGACGGACATCTCCACGCCGACGGGCAGCCTGTGTGTCTCCCCGGTCGCGGCCACGGTGGCGGCCAAGGCTGCGGCGCGGAGGTCCCCGTTCGCCATGGGACAGCCGGGGACCCCGGCGTCCTCGCCCAGCGAGCGGCACTCGTGCAGCACCAGTGAGGCCTCCTCACCCTGGAGCGACATCACCACCTCGGCGGTCTCCTCCTCCACAATCCAACCCGTGGATTCGTGGTGCAGTCCCAGTCCGTTCAGGGACGGGACGTTCCACCCCAGTCGCCGCAGGTCGGTGACCTTTTCCGGGGTCAATTCCCTGGTCTCGGCCAGGGAGGCTCCGGCGGAGACCTTGCCCTCGGCCGGATGGGCGGATCCCGACGGCGAGGGGAGGGAGGGGGCCAGCGCCGGACCGCCGATGCCGGCCGGCGACAGCACCGCGGGACCTCCACTGGAGTCGTCGGTGGTGCCAGCGCCGGGGTCGTCGGCCTCAGAGCCCGCGGCAGACGTGCTCCCAGCGTTCGGCGCCCCGGACGGCACAGGTGAGGCACCGGCGTCGGGATCCGCCGTGGAGGAGTTCACGGAGGCGGACGGCAGAAGGAGGTTCTCCCCGGTCTCCGGACCGGCGACAGCCTCCGGATCACCCGCGATCCAGGCGGTGGACAGCACCGCCACGGCAGCCAGGCCGATGGCGCCCAGTCCCATGACCACCTTCCAGCCGGCCACGCCCTGGCGTTCTTCCAACACGGGCGGCACAGCAGGACGGGACCCGGTGGCGGGCTCCCCGGCGTGCGACGGCCACGTGTAGGGCGACGGTGGCACCGTCCACTGCGATGCCGGATCGGACGAAGAAGACGGGTACGACGAATTGGTCGAGGAAGCAGTCGGAGGGGACGACAAGGATGAAGCGGCTTGCAGGATGCGTTCGCGCTGCCCCACCTCGTGACGGCAGTCGGCACACTGCTCGAGATGGAGGGAGATCCGCTCGCGGGCGGCCGGGGAGAGGGCATCCTCCACATAGGAGTCGAATCGTGCCCGGGGATGGAAGACCGCCATCAGCGCGGGCCCTTCCCTCCGGAGGTGTGTGCGGGGAGCGGCACGAAGGGGGTGGTGCAGTTGGGAATGATCACTGCAGTCGACTCCTTTCCGTACCCATCCAGTCTGGCCTCTTTTGCTGTGAGGAGCCTGAGCATGGGAGCGTGTCGGTTGAATCGCCGTAGACTGGACTGCCGGTCGGCACCCCCGACTCCCCCGCCGCACGAGAGAATCGAGCACGCCCCATGAAGGCCCTGAGCCCCCACCAGACGGACAAGCATGCCAGCTGGGCATTCGCGGAGTCCCGTCCGGCCGAGGACGACGTGCTCCTGCGGGCCCGGGAACGGTCCTCCGACCTGGGGATCGTGCCGGTCACCGAGGGCACTGCCGCCCTGCTGACCGTCTTGGCCGCCACCCGCTCCCCCTCGACCCTGGTGGAGATCGGCACCGGTGCCGGCGTCTCCGGCATCGCCCTGATGCGCGGTCTCACCCGGGACGCCATGCTGACCACCATCGACCCCGATGCCGAGGCCCTGCGCGCGGCCCGCGAGGGGTTCGCCGAAGGCGGGTTCCCCGCCAACCGCACCCGCATGATCACGGGCCGGGCCCGCACCGTGGTCCCGCGGCTCAACAGCAAGGCCTACGACCTGGTGTTCCTCGATGCGGACAAGGCCTCGCTGGTCTTCCACGTGGAGCAGGCCGCCCGGCTGCTGCGTCCCGGAGGGCTGCTGGTCGTCAACGACGCCCTCGACGAGGATCGAGTCCCCAAGCCCGCCGTCCGCGAGGCATCTACCGTGGCCGCCCGGGAGGCCGGCAAACTGTTGCGGGACGAGGAGACCTGGCATTCCGCGTTGGTCCCCACCGGGTCCGGCGTGCTGTTGGCCGTGCGCCGCTGAACGACCAGACCGCCACTGCCCGGGCCCCGTCCGGGCAGGAGGAAGCCCCCGGGTCCACCGCCTTCGAGCTGTGGATCCGGGGGCTTCCTGGTACCGGACGTGCCACGCCGGTCAGGGAAGTCAGGCGTCGGTGACGCCGACGAGGCACTCCCTGAGCGCGTTCGCCTCATCCTTGTTGAGTTCAAGCACCAGGCGACCGCCGCCGTCGATCGGCACGCGCATGATCAGGCTCCGGCCCTCCTTGGTCACTTCCATGGGACCATCCCCGGTACGAGGCTTCATGGCTGCCATCTGTGTTCCCTTCTCGATGCGGTCCCCCTCGTCACAGCGAGGCCGCAAGACTATACGTGCGGCCGTCAGGGCTAAGGCATCCCCTGGCGGCCCGCGGAGCGCTTGACACCCCTATTATTCCGGATTCGGCGCGGTGCCGCTAATCACACGACGTCATCTGCACTTTGGCCCGGTATTCTCCCCGCCCGTTGACGCAGACTCGCGATCTCCGCATCCCGCTCGGCCAAGGCCCCGGACAGCGTCTCGAGCACCTCGTCGACCTGGTCCATGCGGTATCCGCGCAGCCCCGGCGAAAAGCGCAGCGCGTCCACATCGCCCGCCTCCGGGGCCGGAGGCAGCAGGACGGGCGGCAGGGCACGCACAGGCTCGGACAGCGGCGCTGCGAACCCGGTCCTGCCCGTGACCGCCAGGGCGAGAAGCCCCACCACCACGACGGCGGCCACCAGGACCAGCACCATGAACACGTTCACTGGGGGTCCCCCGCCGCAAACCCGTGGTCCGCCGTGATCCGCTGGTGGTCCGGGTCCCAGTCCTCCCGATCGGGCCAGCGCCTGCCGGCCACCGTGTTGAGCACCAGGTGCACGGCCTCTTCCGGGGAGTCGGCCAGCTGGAGCAGGCTCACGTCGGCGGGATTGACCATGCCGCGCTCGACCAGGCTGTCCCTGATCCAGTCCACCAGCGGGCCCCAGAAGTCCCGCCCCAGCAGCACCACCGGAAAGGCGGTGACCTTCCCGGTCTGGACCAGGGTGAGGGCCTCGAACAGCTCGTCCAGGGTGCCCAGCCCGCCGGGGACCACCACGAATCCCTGGGAGTACTTCAGGAACATCACCTTGCGCACGAAGAAATACCGGAAGTCGACGCCGAGGTCCACCCAGTCGTTCATGCCCTGCTCATGGGGCAACTCGATGCCCAGGCCGATGGACAGCCCGCCGGCCTCCTTGGCGCCACGGTTCGCCGCCTCCATGGCCCCGGGCCCGCCTCCGGTGACCACGCCGAAACCGGCTTCCGCCAGTCGGCGCCCCACCTCGCGGGCCTGCTCGTACTCGGCGGCGCCCGGTCCCGTGCGCGCGGACCCGAACACGGAGATGGCGGGCCCGAGGTCCGCCAGGGCACCGAAGCCCTCGACGAACTCGCCTTGGATGCGCAGCACCCGCCACGCGTCCGTGGTGGTGGACTGCCGCTCCGATGACCGGGGGTCGTCGGAACTGAGCAGCATCTGGTCGAAGGTCGGGCCGGCGGCGGCCGCACCGCGCAGGGTTTGAGGGCCGCGCCGGATGCGCGGGGCGGAGGCGCCCCCATCTCCATCATGTGACATGGGCCCAGCCTATCGCCGCACCGGGCCCCACGGCCCCGGGCCGAATCGCGCAAGAAGTGTTTCAGAAGGGCAACGATTGGATTAAATGCGCCCTGACGACGACCTCTTGATGATCTGGCCTGATCTTGTCCTATAGTCTCTCCCCTATGACGCAGAGCACACCGGCCCCGACGGATCCCCCCGCAGCCGACTCCACCGCGAAGCGAGCCCTCGTTGAACTCGACAACGTCAACAAGCACTTCGGTTCGTTCCAGGCCCTGAAGGACATCAACCTGACCATCCCCGAGGGACAGGTGGCGATCGTCATCGGCCCCTCCGGCTCCGGCAAGTCAACGCTCTGCCGCACCATCAACCGCCTCGAGACCATCGATGAGGGCGGCACCATCCGCATCGATGGAAAGCCGCTCCCCGCGGAGGGCAAGGGCCTCGCCCAGTTGCGGGCCGACGTCGGGATGGTGTTCCAGTCCTTCAATCTCTTCGCCCACAAGTCGATCGTGGAGAACGTGACCCTGGGGCCGATCAAGGTCAAGGGCGTCAAGAAGTCCCAGGCCAACGACGAGGCCATGGCCCTGCTGGAACGCGTCGGGGTCGCGCAGCAGGCCAAGAAGATGCCGGCCCAGCTCTCCGGCGGCCAGCAGCAGCGCGTCGCCATCGCCCGGGCGCTGGCCATGAGGCCCAAGGTGATGCTCTTCGACGAACCGACGTCCGCCCTGGACCCGGAGATGGTCCAGGAGGTCCTGGACGTCATGGTCCAGCTGGCCCATGAGGGCATGACCATGGTCGTGGTCACCCACGAGATGGGCTTCGCCCGCAAGGCCGGCGACCGCGTCATCTTCATGGACGAGGGTGCCATCCTCGAGGACACCGATCCGGAATCCTTCTTCATGAATCCGCAGCACCCCCGGGCCAAGGACTTCCTCGGGAAGATCCTGACCCACTGACCACCACCGTCACCACATCATCACCCGCATCACCGCACCCATCATCAGTACCGCCTCTGGAGGAACAATGCGCAAGAAGCTCCTTTCCACCGCCGCCATCGCCGCGTCGGCCGCCCTCGTCCTGTCCGCCTGCTCGCCGTCCTCCACCGAGGAGGGTGGCGAGACCGGCGGCAGCGAGACCGCAGGTGGCGGCGATTCCGTCCGCATCGGCATCAAGTTCGACCAGCCGGGTCTCGGCTTCCGCGAGGGCAACAGCGATCCGACCGGATTCGACGTGGACGTGGCCAAGTACGTGGCCACCGAGTTGGGCTACACCGAGGACCAGATCGAATGGGTCCAGACCCCCTCCGCCAACCGGGAAAATGCCCTGGAGGGCGGCGAGGTCGACATGATCTTCGCGACCTACTCGATCACCGACGAGCGCGCCGAGCGCGTGGGCTTCGCCGGACCGTACTTCGTGGCCGGCCAGGACCTGTTGGTCCGCGCGGACGATACCGAGATCACCGGCCCGGAGGACCTGGAGGGCAAGAACCTGTGCTCGGTGACCGGCTCCACCTCCGCCCAGACCATCCAGGACGAGTACGCCGAGGGCGTGGAACTGGTGGAACAGGGCGGCTACGCCGAGTGCGTGACCTACCTCGAGTCCGGCCAGGTGGACGCCGTCACCACCGACGACATCATCCTCGCCGGCCTCGCCGCGACCCCGGAGAACTCCGGCAAGTTCAAGGTCGTGGGCAACGCCTTCACCGTGGAGCGCTACGGTGTCGGCATCCCGCAGGGTTCCGAGGAGTGCCAGGCCATCAACGACGCCATCACCAAGATGAAGGACGAGGGCGCCTGGGAAGAGGCCCTGACCGCCAACACCGAGGGCACCGGGTACACCCCCGACGAGGAGCTGAACAACGGCCCCGAGGCAGAGCTGGAATCCTGCGAGGCCTGATCACCACCATGTGATCACCACCATCGCACCGTGATGCGGCGGTGGGCCGGGCACCTGCCCTGCTCACCGTCGCCCTCCTCCGGCCACACCACCGGCCACGGCCCCGACGCACCCCTAGCCAGCGGCCACTGACACAGGAAGCTCATGAACGGATTCCTCGAACTCTTCGCCGACTATGACATCCTCGGCGCCTTCTGGATGAACGTCCGGCTGACGTTCCTGGCGGCCATCGGCTCCTTCGTCCTCGGCACCATCCTGGCCGTCTTCCGGATCTCTCCCGTCGGCTCCCTCCGGAGCATCGGCACGGCCTACGTGAACACGGTCCGCAACACCCCGTTGACCATCATTATGGTGCTCGGCGTGCTGGCCGTATGGGGCCAGCTGCAGATCACGTTCTCCTCGGACTTCGACCTGAACTTCTTCACCTACGCCGTGATCTCGTTGACCCTCTACCACGCGGCGTTCGTCTGCGAGGCGATCCGCTCGGGCGTCAACACGGTCCCCCTCGGCCAGGCCGAGGCCGCGCGGGCGATCGGGCTCAGCTTCCTGCCCGCCGCCCGCCTGGTGGTGCTCCCCCAGGCCCTGCGCGGCGCGATCACGCCGCTCGGCAACACGCTCATCGCCCTGACCAAGAACACCACGGTGGCCGCGGCAGCCTCCGTGGCCGAGGCCTCCGGGCTGATGAGGACCATGATCGAGTTCAACCCGGACCTGATGATCTACATCTTCCTCACCATCGCGATCGGATTCTGCATCATCGTGATTCCCATGGGCATCCTGACCACCTGGCTCTCCGACAAATTGGCGGTGGCCCGATGAAGGCACAGGCCTCCGTCCTCTTCGACGCCCCGGGTCCGAGGGCCCGGCGCAACATCCTGATCTCCAATGCGATCGCCCTCGCCGTGGTCCTGTTCGTGGTCGTCCTCGTGCTGATGCAGCTGGATCGACAGGGTCAGCTGGCCCCCGCCCAGTGGACCAATGCCCTCAACGCCAACGCCTGGACCAACTATTACCTGCCGGGTCTGCAGTTCACCCTGCAGTCCTCCGGCATCGCCGTGGTGACGGCGCTGGTCTTCGGGCTCGTCTTCGGCTTCCTGCGGTTGGCGCCTTTTGCCATCATCCGCGGGATCTCCGGTGTCATCGTCGAGTTCTTCCGCGCCGTTCCGGTGCTGGTGATGATGTTCTTCCTGTACTTCTTCTTCTCGCGCGTGGTGGCCCCCACCGGCTTCATCGCCTCTTCGGACGCCGCCTACTACGGCGTGATCGTGGGCCTGACTCTGTACAACGGGGCCGTGATCGCCGAGTTGGTCCGCTCGGGTGTGAGGTCCCTACCCAAGGGCCAGCGCGAGGCGGCGGCTGCCGTCGGCATGACGAACAACCAGTCATTGCGGCTCGTGGAGGTGCCGCAGGCGCTGACCGCCATGCTGCCGTCCCTGCTCAGTCAGTTCGTGGTCATCCTCAAGGACTCCGCCCTGGGCTACCTGATCGGCTTCTACGAGCTGCTGCAGTATTCCCGCCAGCTGGGCTCGGGCTACTCGAACATCCTGCAGACGCTGGTGGTGGCGGCGCTGATCTTCATCATCATCAACTTCATCCTGACCTGGCTGGCGACGAAGCTGGCCGGCACCCTGTCCTCCCGCACCGGTGGAGACACTGCCCCGGCCACGTCCACCACCATGGTGTCCACCATCGAAATCGCCAAGTAGGCCTGGCCGGTAGGTCCGGCCGCCGGCTCGGAGCCCGATCCGCAGCAGATCAGGATGAGGAGGGTGCCGGGCTGGCGGGCGGTACCAGCCACCGGCGCAAGGCGGCCAGGCAGTCACGCACGGCACCGGCGGTGACATGCTCGTCGTCCGTGTGGGCCAGCAGTGCGTCCCCGGGGCCGAAGTTCACCGCCGGCACCCCGAGCTCGGAGAACCGGGCGACGTCCGTCCAGCCGTACTTCGGCATCGGCGTTCCCCCCACGGCTGCAACGAAGGCGGCGGCGGCCGGACGGTCCAGTCCCGGCCGGGCCGAGGGCGACTCGTCGACGACCTCCACCCGGTCACGTCCGATGCCGGCCTCGGCCAGCACCGCGTACACGTGCGCATGGGCCTGCCCGAGGTCCTTGTCCGGGGCGAACCGGTAGTTGATCTCCACGGTGCAGGCGTCCGGGATGACGTTGCCGGCGGTCCCTCCGTGGATCCGGACCGCGTTCAGGCCCTCCCTGTAGTCGAGTCCCTCGACCGTGATGGTGGCAGGCTGATAGGCGGCCAGCGTTGCCAGCAGGGGCCCTGCCGCGTGGATGGCGTTCTCCCCCTTCCAGGCCCGCCCGGAGTGGGCCGCGATCCCGGGCACCGTGACGACGTAGCGATTGGTCCCGTTGCAACCGCCCTCCACCACACCGTCGGTGGGCTCCAGCAGCACGGCGAAGTCGGCCTGCACCAGCTCCGGCGCCTCACGGGCCACCCGGGCCAGCCCCGAGTGCTCGGAACCGACCTCCTCATGGTCGTAGAACACCCAGGTGACGTCGTGCGCGGGGAGGGGGCCGGCGTCGTGCCCGATCCATCCGGCCAGCGCCAGCTGGACGGCTACCCCGGACTTCATGTCCGTGGCACCACGGCCGTAGAGCACGTCCGCATCCGCAGGGCTGACCGGCCCGGTTCCGGGCGTCTCGGGTCCGGACGTCAGGGTCCCGACTCCGGCCGGCGACTCCCAGCTGGAGGGCACCGTCCCGCGCGCGCCGGGGGTGGTGGGCAGCGGCACCGTGTCCAGGTGCCCGGCGAGCACGACGCGGGCCGGCAGCCCGAAGTTGGTGCGCGCCACGACGCTGTCCCCGATGCGGTGGATCTCCAGCCGCGGCAGGACGCGCAGGGCAGCCTCGACAGCGTCGGCCAGCGGGGTCTCGTGGTCGGAGACCGAGGGGATGTCCAGCAGCGCGGCCGTCAGCGCGGCCACATCCGAGTCGAGGCGAGGCAGGACGGGGACGGGATGGCCGGATCCGGGCCCGGCGTGGCTGGCGCTTTTCATGCCCGTCAGTCTAAGTCCGGGCCAGTAGAATGTTTTCCATGACTTCTCCCCCCACCCAGCCGGGTTCCAGCCTGTCCGCCGACCGTTCCGACCACGCCGATGCTGCTCGTGCAGGCGGCGTGCGCACGGCCTCAGGCGTCGGGCTGGCCACGGTGGCGGAGGACGGCACCGTGCTCGATGTCTGGTATCCCGCCCCGGTGCTCGGCCCGGACGGCGGAGGGCTGGAGGCCGAGCTGGCCGCGGTGGCGGTCACCGACGCCGACCGGGGTA comes from Citricoccus muralis and encodes:
- a CDS encoding magnesium transporter MgtE N-terminal domain-containing protein; its protein translation is MNAPKIFVARLLGLDVFDPLGDRLGRMRDAVVTERGPGQPPVAVGIVIEVPGKKRVFVPMTRVTSMGAGQIITTGLINLRRFERRGAELMVAADLFDRRVTLADGSGQAVLEDLGLEQQRNGDWLVSDLYVRRHASRSAFGRVRGEHLLVGWGEARWAAREEPQGASSFVAAHEDLKAADLADVLHEMTAKRRVEVAAELQDGRLADVLQELPDDDQVEIISNLDIERAADVLEEMDPDDAADLLHELSDSQQELLLELMEPEDADDVRRLMEYEENTAGSVMTPVPVIMPPEATVAEALANIRQQEFTPAMASLVIVARPPLETPTGRYLGVVHFQRLLRYPPPEPLGNILDKDLEPVSDLMPLPAVTRELATYNLTCIPVVNEHHRVVGAVTVDDVLDHLLPDDWRSMDEPEEVS
- a CDS encoding DUF1003 domain-containing protein → MADKNPEITGPRRTGLDTPLRARGRRWPRLSPNPDAFGEATEGFARFMGTPQFLLWMTIFCAVWLGWNTFAPEMWRFDSSAIGFTALTLVLSLQASYAAPLLLLAQNRQDDRDKVSLREDRNRAERNLADTEYLTRELAGLRIALQDVATRDFVRSEMRDAVAEITEELKDEVREKMRAEILAELDQNPDAGPAPKPSGSSPRKHKKKKNRPSREARERIEGDEDGPQTTTLAIMAAEEADQPAPADLADSQDNPKDTPSV
- a CDS encoding Mrp/NBP35 family ATP-binding protein, with the translated sequence MTDTPGTPGATGTFDTPELTTDLERAAWVRLGSVLDPEIRRPVTELGMVASITESAEPTGTGTGHLTIGIRLTIAGCPLRDTITQDVERALEGLEGCTGVEVVMAVMTAEQRASLKELLTAGRPKNQFEKGSLARVYAVASGKGGVGKSTVTANLATALADRGLSVGLVDADIHGFSIPGLLGTTAKPTRVDEMILPPVAQGVKVISIGMFLDADRPVAWRGPMLHRALEQFVTDVYWGDLDVLLVDLPPGTGDIAISAAQLLPTSELLIVTTPQQAAAQVAARAGELAEQTGQQVAGVIENMAAMTLPDGTVLDLFGSGGGQTVADRLTGSLGHAVPLLGSVPLDPLLREDGDGGTPVVLEHPDSAAGTELRRIAGSLAVRPRGLSGLKLPVTPRD
- a CDS encoding twin-arginine translocase TatA/TatE family subunit, encoding MTFGINGAELIILALLAVLILGPEKLPEYARKLTEWIRNLRRMAEGAKTQFREETGTDFDEIDWKKYDPRQYDPRRIIKDALADPVDGDASGSGAASASGQAGGPSTVARSGLRSELDSVRSQRDELREDLKDMDPRALFFGKTSSRSTTHAAGRAGASDGERSDTGDSDAGDSVDERESPGAGGVGSADAGAEAGQTAGAVVAPATPRDPAPFDVDAT
- a CDS encoding zf-HC2 domain-containing protein, which produces MAVFHPRARFDSYVEDALSPAARERISLHLEQCADCRHEVGQRERILQAASSLSSPPTASSTNSSYPSSSSDPASQWTVPPSPYTWPSHAGEPATGSRPAVPPVLEERQGVAGWKVVMGLGAIGLAAVAVLSTAWIAGDPEAVAGPETGENLLLPSASVNSSTADPDAGASPVPSGAPNAGSTSAAGSEADDPGAGTTDDSSGGPAVLSPAGIGGPALAPSLPSPSGSAHPAEGKVSAGASLAETRELTPEKVTDLRRLGWNVPSLNGLGLHHESTGWIVEEETAEVVMSLQGEEASLVLHECRSLGEDAGVPGCPMANGDLRAAALAATVAATGETHRLPVGVEMSVLDLGDGTWTATAQTANASYTVDSDLPVDRAERVMTLVVISEQSRVQSGTAPERPAERLARGFERLLPWMDEHDEGT
- a CDS encoding O-methyltransferase; protein product: MKALSPHQTDKHASWAFAESRPAEDDVLLRARERSSDLGIVPVTEGTAALLTVLAATRSPSTLVEIGTGAGVSGIALMRGLTRDAMLTTIDPDAEALRAAREGFAEGGFPANRTRMITGRARTVVPRLNSKAYDLVFLDADKASLVFHVEQAARLLRPGGLLVVNDALDEDRVPKPAVREASTVAAREAGKLLRDEETWHSALVPTGSGVLLAVRR
- a CDS encoding DUF3117 domain-containing protein; the encoded protein is MAAMKPRTGDGPMEVTKEGRSLIMRVPIDGGGRLVLELNKDEANALRECLVGVTDA
- a CDS encoding DivIVA domain-containing protein, translating into MNVFMVLVLVAAVVVVGLLALAVTGRTGFAAPLSEPVRALPPVLLPPAPEAGDVDALRFSPGLRGYRMDQVDEVLETLSGALAERDAEIASLRQRAGRIPGQSADDVV
- a CDS encoding TIGR00730 family Rossman fold protein; amino-acid sequence: MSHDGDGGASAPRIRRGPQTLRGAAAAGPTFDQMLLSSDDPRSSERQSTTTDAWRVLRIQGEFVEGFGALADLGPAISVFGSARTGPGAAEYEQAREVGRRLAEAGFGVVTGGGPGAMEAANRGAKEAGGLSIGLGIELPHEQGMNDWVDLGVDFRYFFVRKVMFLKYSQGFVVVPGGLGTLDELFEALTLVQTGKVTAFPVVLLGRDFWGPLVDWIRDSLVERGMVNPADVSLLQLADSPEEAVHLVLNTVAGRRWPDREDWDPDHQRITADHGFAAGDPQ
- a CDS encoding amino acid ABC transporter ATP-binding protein encodes the protein MTQSTPAPTDPPAADSTAKRALVELDNVNKHFGSFQALKDINLTIPEGQVAIVIGPSGSGKSTLCRTINRLETIDEGGTIRIDGKPLPAEGKGLAQLRADVGMVFQSFNLFAHKSIVENVTLGPIKVKGVKKSQANDEAMALLERVGVAQQAKKMPAQLSGGQQQRVAIARALAMRPKVMLFDEPTSALDPEMVQEVLDVMVQLAHEGMTMVVVTHEMGFARKAGDRVIFMDEGAILEDTDPESFFMNPQHPRAKDFLGKILTH